AAATACTTAAGACCAATAAGATTGCCAATTGAGGATGGTAATTCCTTCAATGCCGTTCCGCTTAAATCAAGGTCATACAGTTCCCCCATGGTGTCCATAACTTCTGGGAAAATCTCCAATCTCGAGCAACCACAAAGATGGAATGTCATAAGAGATTTCAATTTATAAAGGTTGTCAGGAAGGCAAATAAAGTTTTCACAGTATTTCAATCTCAAACCCTTAAGACCAATAAGATTGCCAATTGAGGATGGTAATTCCTTCAAACTCGTTCTGCTTAAATCAAGTTCATACAGTTCCTCCATGGTGTCCATGATTTCTGGGAAAATCTCCAATCTCGAGCAACCTTCAAGATCGAATGTCTTAAGAGATTTCAATTTATAAAAGCTATCAGGAAGGCAAACAAGGTTTTTACAGTTTTTCATTCTCAAATACTCAAGACCAATAAGATTGCCAACTGATGATGGTAATTCCTTCAAAGCCGTTCTACTTAAATCAAGTTCATACAGTTCTTCCATGGTGTCCATGACTTCTGGGAAAATCTCCAATCTCGAGCAACCTTCAAGATCGAATGTCTCAAGAGATTTCAATTTATAAAAACTGTCAGGAAGGCAAACAAGGTTTTCACAGTCCTTCAAGCTCAAATACTGAAGACCAATAAGATTGTCAATTGAGGATGGTAATTCCTTCAAAGCGGTTCCTCTTAAATCGAGTTCATACAGTTCCTCCATAGTGTCCATGACTTCTGGGAAAATCTCCAATCTCGAGCAACCTTCAAGATCGAATGTCTTAAGAGATTTCAATTTATAAAAGCTGTCAGGAAGGCAAACAAGGTTGTTACAATTTTTCATTCTCAAATACTGAAGACCAATAAGATTGTCAATTGAGGATGGTAATTCCTTCAAAGCTGTTCCGCTTAAATCAAGTTCATACAGTTCCTCCATAGTGTCCATGACTTCTGGGAAAATCTCCAATCTCAAGCTACCTTCAAGATCGAACCTCTTAAGAGATTTCAATTTATAAAAGCTGTCAGGAAGGCAAACAAGATTTTTACAGTTTTTCATTCTCAAATACTTAATACCAATAAGGTTGTCAATTGAGGATGGTAATTCCTTCAAAGCCGCTTCACTTAAATCAAGAACCGTCAACCTCTCCATGGTGTCCATGATTTCTAAGAAAATCTCCAATCTCGAACAACCTTCAAGATCGAACGTCTTAAGAGATTTCAATTTATAAAAGCTGTCAGGAAGGCAGACAAGTTTTTCACAATTTTTAAGTCTCAATTTCTTAAGACCAATAAGATTGTCAATTGAGGATGGTAATTCCTTCAAAGGTGTTCCGCTTAAATCAAGTTTATACAGTTCCTCCATGGTGTCCATGACTTCTGGGAAAATCTCCAATCTCGAGCAACCTTCAAGATCGAATGTCTTAAGAGATTTCAATTTATAAAAGCTGTCAGGAAGGCAAACAAGGTTGTTACAGTTTTTCATTCTCAAATACTGAAGACCAATAAGATTGTCAATTGAGGATGGTAATTCCTTCAAAGCCGTTCCGCTTAAATCAAGTTCATACAGTTCCTCTATGGTGTCCATGACTTCTGGGAAAATCTCCAATCTCGAGCAACCTTCAAGATCGAATATCTCAAGAGATTTCAAATTATAAAAGCTGTCAGGAAGGCAAACAAGGCTTTTACAGTTTTTCATTCTCAAATACTCAAGACCAATAAGATTGCCAATTGAGGATGGTAATTCCTTCAAAGCCGTTCCGCTTAAATCAAGTTTATACAGTTCCTCCATGGTGTCCATGACTTCTGGGAAAATCTCCAATCTCGAGCAACCACAAAGATGGAATGTCTTAAGAGATTTCAATTTATAAAAGCTGTCAGGAATGCAAATAAGGCTTTTACAGTTTTTCAATCTCAAACCCTTAAGACCAATAAGATTGCCAATTGAGGATGGTAATCCCTTCAAAGCCGTTCTACTTAAATCAAGTTCATACAGTTCCTCCATGGTGTCCATGACTTCTGGAAAAATCTCCAGTCTCGAGCAACCTTCAAGATCAAATGTCTTAAGAGATTTCAATTTATAAAAGCTGTCAGGAAGGCAAACAAggtttttacaatttttcattCTCAAATATTTAAGACCAATAAGATTGCCAATTGAGGATGGTAATTCTTTCAAAGCTGTTCCACTTAAACCAAGAACCGTCAACCTCTCCATGGTGTCCATGACTTCTGGAAAAATCTCCAATCTCGAGCAACCTTTAAGATAGAATCCCTCAAGAGATTTCAACTTATAAAAGCTGTCAGGAAGGCAAACAAGGTTTTTACAGTTTTTCATTTCCAAATGCTTAAGACCAATAAGATTGTCAATTGAGGATGGTAATTCCTTCAAAGCCGTTCCGTTTAAATCAAGCAACTTCAACCTCTCCACGATGTCCATGACTTCTCGAAAAATCTCCAATCTCAAGCAACCTTCAAGATTGAATATCAGAAGAGATTTCAATTTATAAAAGCTGTCAGGAAGGCAAACAAGGTTGTTACAGTCCTTCAAGCTCAAATATTGAAGACCAATAAGATTATCAATTGAGGATGGTAATTCCTTCAAAGCTGTTCCGCTTAAATCAAGTTTATACAGTCCCTCCATGGTGTCCATGACTTCTGGGAAAATCTCCAATCTCGAGCAACCTTGAAGATATAAACTCTTAAGAGATTTCAATTTATAAAAGCTGTCAGGAAGGCAAACAAGGTTTTTACAATTTTCCATTCTCAAATACTTAAGACCAATAAGATTGCCAACTGAGGATGGTAATTCCTTCAAAGCCGTTCTGCTTAAATCAAGTTCATACAGTTCCTTCATAGTGTCCATGACTTCTGGGAAAATCTCTAATCTCGAACAACCTTCAAGATCAAATGTCTTAAGAGCTTTCAATTTATAAAAGCTGTCAGGAAGGCAAACAAGGTTTTTACAATTTTCCATTCTCAAATACTTAATACCAATAAGATTGCCAACTGAGGATGGTAATTCCTTCAAAGCCGTTCTGCTTAAATCAAGTTCATACAGTTCCTTCATAGTGTCCATGACTTCTGGGAAAATCTCCAATCTCGAGCAACCTTCAAGATTGAATGTCTTAAGAGCTTTCAATTTATAAAAGCTGTCAGGAAGGCAAACAAGGTTTCTACAGTATTGCATTCTCAAAACCTTAAGACCAATAAGATTGCCAATTGAGGATGGTAATTCCTTCAAAGCCGTATAGCTTAAACCAAGACCCGTCAACCTCTTCATGGTGTCCATGACTTCTGGGAAAATCTCCAATCTCAAGCAACCTTCAAGATTGAATGTCTTAAGAGATTTCAATTTATAAAAACTATCAGGAAGGCAAACAAGGTTTTTACAGTTTTTCATTACCAAATACTCAAGACCAATAAGATTGCCAATTGAGAGTGGTAATTCCTTCAAAGCCGTTCCACTTAAACTAAGTTCATACAGTTCCTCCATGGTGTCCATGACTTCTGGGAAAATCTCTAATCTCGAGCAACCTTCAAGATCGAATGTCTTAAgagattttaatttataaaaactGTCAGGAAGGCAAACAAGGTTTTTACAGTTTTTCATTCTCAAATACTTAATACCAATAAGATTGCCAATTGAGAATGGTAATTCCTTCAAAGCCGTTCCTCTTAAATCAAGTTCATCCAGTTCCTCCATGTTGTCCATGACTTCTGGGAAAATCTCCAATCTCGAGCAACCTTCAAGATCGAGTGTCTTAAGAGATTTCAATTTATAAAAGTTGTCAGGAAGGCAGACAAGGTTTTCACAGTTTTTAAGTCTCAATTTCTTAAGACCAATAAGATTTCCAAATGAGGATGATAATTCCTTCAAAGCTGTTCCACTTAAATCAAGTTCATACAGTTCCTTCATGGTGTCCATGACTTCTGGGAAAATCTCCAATCTCGAGCAACCTTCAAGATCGAATGTCTTAAGAGATTTCAATTTATAAAAGCTATCAGGAAGGCAAACAAGGTTTTTACAGTTGGCCATTCTCCAATAGTAAAGACCAGTAAGATTGCCAATTGAGGATGGTAATTCTTTCAAAGCCGTTTCGCTTAAATCAAGTTCATATAGTTCCTCCATGGTGCCCATGATTTCTGGAAAACAACACAGATTTGAGCAGCCACTAAGATGAAGGTTGGTGAGGGCTGTGGCTTTGTAAAAGCTAGGCAGAGATCTAAGATTTTCGCAATCGCAGAAATACAAAATAGTTAGCTTCTCAAGATGTTGAAGGGATGAAGGAAGCTCACGCAAGTTAGAACACCCGGAAAGGTTTATCACTTCAAGATTTCTGGCATTTGAGAGGTCCGGGATTCTTACAAGGTTCCAGGAATATCTGAGTGTGATAACCTTCAAATTTACTAAATCCTGCATGCATCAGAACATAGTGTTTGATAAATTTGTGTACATTGAAGAACTATAATGCTACAGATGTGACCACAATATAAAAAAAGTGCAACCAAACATTAAACTATCTTCAAAATGGTATATTTGAGTAGTGGAACCAACAAGTTTGAGCTCCATTCCAACTCATCGCTCaaattttgttttccttttaaaatTCAAGCTCAATTTGACATGGAAGTTTAAATTACGGTGTTCCCTCGGTAGGCTCATTATTTGTCTATATgcgtttaaattataaattaattattattttattgttattattttataattatattttagttaaaaattATCGAATGTTATTAATAAATTACAGTTTGTGTATCGTAAGTTGTTTCTTTAACATTATTGACTTTTCATATAGTTTAGAATGTTGATAAATTAAACCGAAAGTTAATTGATATTTGAAatagtttaaataaaaatattaaattcaacaactaaatttgaacaaaataatAATCTGAATAGAAGACTCTAATTATATTTGTTCTTTCTTAATCAGCAATTATTGCATATATTAACTTTTGGAAAAACCATTTATTATAAATCTAATCATGTTTATTACATATATTTAATCTAAACAAAGAgtttattttatctttctctatttcaacattttcaatgatatattaaataatacattatctattactattttatagtttttatctTTTGATTAAGAAATTTCCATATGTTATTATAGAAATAGAATTTTTATCATTGAATTTGGTCAaccaattatttaattattgatTTAAGCATACATATTAAAgatattaaaaaattttatcattcattATGCATAATGGAAATGGAAACATGCTTGCATAAATCTACAAAACACCATAGATTTATATCAAAAGAAAAAAGAGTACCTGTTTTCCCTCCCAGAGTTGTTCAAGATGGCTCTTGCTCATATCAAGTTCAACTAGGTACCTTAGATCAAACTTGGTGGGCAAAGATCTCAAAGGGTATCCCTCCCAGAAAAGGTACCTTAGCTCCTCAGGAAATGATAGAAGCCCTTTAGAAAGTAAGATTCTTCCACAAGAATGATAGAATTTGAGAAATCTAAGCTTTCGCATCTTCATCAAGGCTGTCAGTTCCAATTCCAACTTTGGAAGTTTGGACATATTAAGTACAATGCCTGTGAGCCTTCCCGTTCCCTAAACCCAAGAGCAGTATATGGAGTCAAGATACAGGCAAAACATGAACTCTTatcatatacatgtatgtattttatacaAATATGTGTTCGAATAAGAATCAAACATGATTGTCGGACATGGATATGTCCAGAGAAAATGAAGAGTGATAGTAACATAAGTGAAGGAAATGAACAGGGCCCTTACATTGTTTTTTGAGAGCACATCATAGCTGTCCTCAGGAATCCACAGCCTACTGCGTTTTTCAGGCTTTAAAGGTGATTCATCGTGTACAATATTCCAACCCATCTGTTGCAATAAATCATGCATTGCTATCTGATTTTCTGAAACAGATATAAGAGATTTATCAATGAGGTTCTCAATCCCCGAATGTGCAGAGACATAACAAGCATCCATAAAACTTGTTACATAGTCTCGGTCCTTCCCTTTAAAGAAACAAGCAATGTCAAGAAACATTTCTTTCTCTTCACAATCTAGTCCATCAAAACTCCATTTCAACACTTCTTGAATGCCCTGTTTAGGaactttatttaatttctttactTCACTTTCCCGGTAGCTTCTGGTCTTGCCACACAGAGAGGATCCTATAAGTGTAATAGCTAAAGGGTTTCCATCAGCAACACTTAAAACCATCTCTGATAGCTTCAACTGATATTCTATAGGATTATAACTTTTGAAGGCACGTTGACAAAAGAGCTGAACAGATtcataagaatttaatttcttcaCTTCATAAATGAGATCCAGATCCATGCCACCCTGGATAAGCACTTGTTTATTTCTAGTGGTAACAATGACTCGACTTCCAGGGCCAAACTGATCGATTCCTCCAAATAAAAACTCAAGTTGGCTTAACTTTGACACGTCATCACAAACTATCAGAACCTTCTTCTTGGAAAGCCTGTCCTTAATAAAGCCTGATCCGGTTGTTGGCGTTGAG
This is a stretch of genomic DNA from Gossypium arboreum isolate Shixiya-1 chromosome 11, ASM2569848v2, whole genome shotgun sequence. It encodes these proteins:
- the LOC108452939 gene encoding disease resistance protein RPV1-like; this encodes MFSSKSSAAADMIKARTYHVFLSFRGRDTRDGFVSHLYKDLCRKNIQTFIDDEELRKGDEISGALLTAIQASRVSVIVFSKDYASSKWCLAELVKIMDCNKWVVPVFYGVDPRDVRNQTGSFADAFAKHEENFKHEPEKVKTWRSALTAAGKLSGWDSQVTRPDSTLVDKIIEDIVKKLNCGTSSANLKGLVGIKRRMQEVLSLFQDGFPDFRMLGIWGMGGIGKTTLADAIYHHVSNGFQRCCFLANVREHDEQRELLKLRTEFLSTILEDENLYISTPTTGSGFIKDRLSKKKVLIVCDDVSKLSQLEFLFGGIDQFGPGSRVIVTTRNKQVLIQGGMDLDLIYEVKKLNSYESVQLFCQRAFKSYNPIEYQLKLSEMVLSVADGNPLAITLIGSSLCGKTRSYRESEVKKLNKVPKQGIQEVLKWSFDGLDCEEKEMFLDIACFFKGKDRDYVTSFMDACYVSAHSGIENLIDKSLISVSENQIAMHDLLQQMGWNIVHDESPLKPEKRSRLWIPEDSYDVLSKNNGTGRLTGIVLNMSKLPKLELELTALMKMRKLRFLKFYHSCGRILLSKGLLSFPEELRYLFWEGYPLRSLPTKFDLRYLVELDMSKSHLEQLWEGKQDLVNLKVITLRYSWNLVRIPDLSNARNLEVINLSGCSNLRELPSSLQHLEKLTILYFCDCENLRSLPSFYKATALTNLHLSGCSNLCCFPEIMGTMEELYELDLSETALKELPSSIGNLTGLYYWRMANCKNLVCLPDSFYKLKSLKTFDLEGCSRLEIFPEVMDTMKELYELDLSGTALKELSSSFGNLIGLKKLRLKNCENLVCLPDNFYKLKSLKTLDLEGCSRLEIFPEVMDNMEELDELDLRGTALKELPFSIGNLIGIKYLRMKNCKNLVCLPDSFYKLKSLKTFDLEGCSRLEIFPEVMDTMEELYELSLSGTALKELPLSIGNLIGLEYLVMKNCKNLVCLPDSFYKLKSLKTFNLEGCLRLEIFPEVMDTMKRLTGLGLSYTALKELPSSIGNLIGLKVLRMQYCRNLVCLPDSFYKLKALKTFNLEGCSRLEIFPEVMDTMKELYELDLSRTALKELPSSVGNLIGIKYLRMENCKNLVCLPDSFYKLKALKTFDLEGCSRLEIFPEVMDTMKELYELDLSRTALKELPSSVGNLIGLKYLRMENCKNLVCLPDSFYKLKSLKSLYLQGCSRLEIFPEVMDTMEGLYKLDLSGTALKELPSSIDNLIGLQYLSLKDCNNLVCLPDSFYKLKSLLIFNLEGCLRLEIFREVMDIVERLKLLDLNGTALKELPSSIDNLIGLKHLEMKNCKNLVCLPDSFYKLKSLEGFYLKGCSRLEIFPEVMDTMERLTVLGLSGTALKELPSSIGNLIGLKYLRMKNCKNLVCLPDSFYKLKSLKTFDLEGCSRLEIFPEVMDTMEELYELDLSRTALKGLPSSIGNLIGLKGLRLKNCKSLICIPDSFYKLKSLKTFHLCGCSRLEIFPEVMDTMEELYKLDLSGTALKELPSSIGNLIGLEYLRMKNCKSLVCLPDSFYNLKSLEIFDLEGCSRLEIFPEVMDTIEELYELDLSGTALKELPSSIDNLIGLQYLRMKNCNNLVCLPDSFYKLKSLKTFDLEGCSRLEIFPEVMDTMEELYKLDLSGTPLKELPSSIDNLIGLKKLRLKNCEKLVCLPDSFYKLKSLKTFDLEGCSRLEIFLEIMDTMERLTVLDLSEAALKELPSSIDNLIGIKYLRMKNCKNLVCLPDSFYKLKSLKRFDLEGSLRLEIFPEVMDTMEELYELDLSGTALKELPSSIDNLIGLQYLRMKNCNNLVCLPDSFYKLKSLKTFDLEGCSRLEIFPEVMDTMEELYELDLRGTALKELPSSIDNLIGLQYLSLKDCENLVCLPDSFYKLKSLETFDLEGCSRLEIFPEVMDTMEELYELDLSRTALKELPSSVGNLIGLEYLRMKNCKNLVCLPDSFYKLKSLKTFDLEGCSRLEIFPEIMDTMEELYELDLSRTSLKELPSSIGNLIGLKGLRLKYCENFICLPDNLYKLKSLMTFHLCGCSRLEIFPEVMDTMGELYDLDLSGTALKELPSSIGNLIGLKYLRMKNCKNLVCLRDGFYKLKSLKTFNLEGCSRLEIFPEVMNTMEELYELDLSGTALKELPSSIDNLIGLKELRFKNCENIVCLPDSFYKFKSLLCLSLCGCSNLVVKNLFTSVGGRPVNQKDLHGLSSLKKLDLSKSNLENFPTTIKQFPCLEELIMRKCKRLKSLPELPPSLVYLDADDCTSLEDVSSIKKHFEQALFCEDGSNRWLKLIFTNCFQLNENCTENDTSVEEVSSIKKLLKQAVFCKSLGWLFTNCFQLDQKAVSSAETPKLEMPFEQLVTVLKDYHQARPESKKGTRIVTCVPGSEIPEWFDFKSLGSSINIQLPSEWCSNNSRINFPCFVASVVVSFPDSYNGKELGIRCKCHLKSCNDDSHYLSCYASIGFKSGLSDKLLDHLFLLYGGEEVRGFVKSEASNERFYNEASFSFYLDDGETLHKWIWSECKVKQCGVHLLFAN